GAATAATCTTATCATCAATGTCTGTATAGTTTTGTACATACGTTACATCATAGCCTTTATATTCAAGATAACGACGTACTACATCAAATATAATAAATGGTCGAGCGTTACCTATATGAATGTAATTATATACCGTTGGTCCACATACATACATTTTTACTTTTCCAGGTTCTAAGGGTTCAAACATTTCTTTTTGACGTGTTAGTGTATTATATATTTTCATCTTTATATCATTCCTTTTCATCTTTAGTTTAGTGACGGATTATCTGGACATAGTTGACACCTTTCATCTTCAAGTGCTTGTAGCATCTCAGCATCCAGCCCTCCACACTTCTTTTCAACATTTTCCAATCGAATAATCAGCTTACATATTTCTTGACGTACAGGGTCTGGAAGATGTACTTGATCTAGCGCATCTTGAGGATGCTTTGCTTTTGCTTCACCACGAACAACACGTCCCGGTATTCCCACAACGGTAGCATTTGGCGGTACAGCACGTAACACCACAGACCCGGCGCCTATTTTTGCATCATCTCCAACCTCGAATGAACCAAGAACCTTGGCACCAGCACTAATCATAACATTGTTACCAATAGTCGGATGACGTTTTCCGTGTTCTTTTCCTGTTCCTCCAAGAGTAACTCCTTGATAAATGGTCACATCGTCTCCAATAATTGTAGTTTCCCCAATCACAACGCCATGACCATGATCAATAAAAAGACCTTTTCCGATTTTTGCTCCCGGATGAATTTCAATCCCTGTCTTATGCAAAGCGCGTTGAGAAATCCATCGTGCAAGAACATAACGTTTATGCACATAAAACCAATGTGCCAGCCTATATCGAAGTATCGCATGAAAGCTTGGATATAAAAACACTTCCATCGTTTTTTTTATAGCAGGATCTCTTTCTTTTATAACATTGATTTCTTCTCTGATGTAACTAAAGATATTCATGTAAACCTCCTAGCTATAGTTGGACTATCCTATAGTAAATAAAAAAGTCTCTTATCAATGATAAGAGACGCTTATGCGTGGTTCCACTCTATTTAAAAGCTGTTAAAATTCAAACACCTTTCACTCTTTCTACGATAACGTGTAGACCTCCGACTATAACTACATCTGCTTCGCTATAGCAGCTCCCGAATGCACTTGGGCAACACTTATCTAGACAACTTCCACCACTGTTATCCTCTCTATGAGATTGGTTGTTGCTTACTTTTTCGTTCATCGCTTTTTATCTTTTTCCTTATCAAATATAATATATAAATGGCTATCTGTCAATAGTTTATGTTACTGGTTTGACCATAAAAACAGTTCACCATATTTCTTTTCGAGGCGCATTTTTATGTCTTTTCCTGACCCCATAAAATAAACCTCACGCATGATTTTTCCCCATTCACGCTTATGCGTTGAATTGACTTCCCATCGTATACGTGCAATCTCAGCTGAGACAGTACTTAATCCGTCAACCCCCAGTGCAATAAACAAAGGAATCAACAAAGGATTGGAAGCAATATCTCCAATAAAATCGATAGGTGTTCCTTCTCGATGGGCGCCTCTAACCATACTTTTTAGTAAACGTAAAAATCCAGGATGAAATTCGTCAAATAAATCATACGTCATCTCATTACTTGGATCAACTCCGGTTGTGTACTGTAGCAAATCATCAAGATCAACATATACAAACCCGAGTTCCTGGGCAAAAATATGTGTGATCAAAGCGACAGAAGGGGTTTCTAAAATCACGCCAAATGAAATGGCTTTATTATATTCTTCATGCTTAACATCAAGCTCTAGCATAGCTTCTTCAATAATTAATCGTATATCAAGAAGCTCATCAATCGATGCAATCATTGGGATTACAAAACGCACATCTCCAAACACACTCGCTCTTAAGATGGCCTTAATTTGAGTCAATAAAATTTCACGGTGGTTTAATGCAATCCGTGTTGAAAGCAATCCAAGGGACGGATTCTTTTCCTCCGGAAAATGAATATATGGCAAATCACTTGTTCCATGACAATCAAAGGTCCGAAAGCAAATCCGCTTACCTTTTGAAGCTTTAACCGCTTCTTGATAATATAAGAACTGTTCTTCTTCATCCGGCATCTGATGACGTCCTATAAAAATCGCTTCTGTGCGAAAAACACCAATATGCTCTGCTCCATGCTTTATTGCCTGTTCAACTTCCTCAATATTTGATGCAATCGCATTAAGCTTCATTCTATATCCATCTTTTGTCTGTGTCTTTGCCGTTACATATTGATCGTAATGCCCTTCATGACTCTCTTTTTTACGGATTTTATTTTGGACTAATCGGATAACCTCAGATGAAGGGCGAATAATAACTTCTCCCTTTTTCCCATCCATAATAATGTCATCTTCATCTTCTATTTTCTCCAAAATATTTTTTGCTTGTACAATACAAGGAATATCCCAGTTCTTAGCTAAAGCTACACCAAAAGAATGCTGAGCGTCTTGTTCAAGAATAATCCCTAGAACATGACCTTGTTCTAATTCAATTAAGTCCGCTGCTGACAATGCATTAGCAACAATAATTTTGCCTTCATGCAATTCACCAAAAAAATGATGTCCTTCATAAGAAAGTTGATGAATCAACCCTTTTGTAACCTTTTTAATATATTCTGCCTTCTTCTTTAAGAAGTTATCATCAACACGATGATAGATAACGTCATATTTATTCTTTACTTCTTCCAAAATCCATTCCGCATTCACCTGTTGATCTCGAATCTGTTTTTTGACACTACTAATAATCACCGATTCTTTCAAAATTTCTAGGTGTTTTTGATATGTTTTGGCTTCTTCTTCACTCAAGATATTCATACTTTTTGTATAAATCTTTGCAAGATATTCTTGATAATTACGTACTGCATCTTCCAGGCGCTTTATCTCTTGGTCAACATTATCAATCGATTGCTTTAACACAGTCTTTGGATACTGCTTTTTTTTAACTATCTTGCCATATACGATGCCCTCTGATACGCCTACGCCTCGAATCATATAAAACTCCTCCCTCATAGAAGCAAATGATTGATTAGTCTAGTTTTCCTCCCAAAATCCGAATTTGGTTTTCTGCCCAACCTCTCGTATTCGAACTTGGGTAATTTGCAAGGAGATATTTAAACTGTTCAATCGCATCTTCCGGTCGGTCTAAAAACTGATAACTACGTCCTAAGTAATAGACGGCATAGTGAGAGTATGTTGCATTCTTTGCATAACGGATAGAGACTTCCAGATGATCAACAGCTTCTTGATATCTTCCACTATTATATGCCGAATACCCTGCATTATATTCTGTCCTAGCCACCTCTGGTAAAATAACTTCTGCCAATTGTGTATACAGATTATTTAATGTACCATCGGTGCTGTCATTAATATTCACATTTGACAAGGCTGCTGCTGCATTGGGCAGGTCATCTTGCAGATAGTAAGTCACACTCATCAGCATTTGCTGTACTTGTCCATCTTTTTGTGATAACTGTTCATTATCCGTAATCGCTTGTTCAAGCTCAGCTTCTAAGGTACGAATCGTTGCCTCGTTTTCACTTTTTTGGGCTTCAAGCGCCTTTGCCTCATTTTCACTTTTTACTAAATCCGTCTGATATTGTTCAATCTCATCATTTAACTGTCCGACACGTCCTGGCATTAATAGGAAGAAAACTAAAGCGGCACCAATAGCCAGTCCAAATACTAATGCTCCAAATTGCTGTACGGACTGATTAATTGCAATCTGACGTTTTAACTTTTTCTTGTTCTTTTTTATTTCTTCTTGAGGCTCAACAACAACCGCCTCTTCTTTGTTGTCATCAAATAATTCTTCATAATATTTACGTGCAGCATAGTTCGTCTTATCAATCAAAAGTACCTTGAGCAATATATTTTTCGCTCGACTAATCTCTTCTTCCTTAATATATAAAAGAGCTAACAGCGTATATGCTTTTACAAATTTAGGATTTAATGAAATCACCTTTTTTAATTGAATAATTGCTAAATCTCTTGAATTTTGATTAATATAGCCTAAAGCTTGATTATATTTTTTAATCGCAGAATTCAAACGATCCAGATTGATTTGATTATCTTGAATGACCTTGAGATAATTAGAAGCTACATTTAACTCTGGCTGAATATTTTGACTAATGACCCACTGACGCAGTGCCATTACCGTCTCACCTAATTCAAAATAAACCAATCCAAGTAAATTTCTTGCATCTACATTACGTTTATCATATTTAATACTACGGTTTAAACTTTCAACTGCACCGCTCAAGTCTCGCATTTTTGATTTTTGAAGGCCTTCGTTGTAGAGACTTTTAGATACTTCTTTAATGAGGCGAAATGAACGATACGTAATATTACATGAATCACAGTGTGATTTTTCATTTAATTTTTGTCCACATTTTGGGCATTGATTCAACATGTTTTTCATCCTTTTCTACGTAGTTTATTTTCTCTTTTCATTGCCGTTCATTTCTTTAATCATTTCTGTTAAAATATCAACGATATCTTTCGTCTGATATGAATATATCGCCTCTTCTGCCTCTTCAATTTCTAAACACGGTTTGAATTTTTTGATTTCCTCTTCAAAATTAATCATTAGCTTCCTCCTCTTGAAGTATTTTTCGTATATCACTCGTTAAGAACAAAGACCCTGTTGCTAATAAACGCAACGCACTTTGTTTATATAATCGTTCCTGTAAAAATTGTTGCAAATCCTCTACATAGTAAACCGAATCAGAGTATTGGCTGACTTCATCATACAGTTCTTGTTTTGAAACTCCAATTCCCCCAGATAACTCCACTAAATAAATGTTCTTAAACCATCCTGATTGTAAAAGCAGGCGAATAACCGCTTTATAATCCTTATGCTGCTTCATTCCCAATAACAAATCATAAGATTTAGATTCACTTAGCAATGCTATCGATTCTAATAATGTCGTTACTCCAAGTACATTGTGCGCACCATCAATATAGATTCCTTCCTGAATACGTTCAAATCTTCCTGGCCAAAAAAAACGATCTAACCCCGACTTGACAGAACTTTCATCTACCAAAAGAACATCTTGTAATACATGTATGCAAAGTAAAGCAATTAACGCATTGTTTATCTGATAATGTGCACTGGTATTTAGATGTAAGCGCTCATAATTATAATACTTGTTATGTACAGAAAAATCAATGCTTTTATCGGTAAAATCCATAATTTCATAGGCATTTGGCTGAATATTATAGACCAGTGCTTCTTTTTTTACCGCGATTTGTCGAATAACCTTCTCTGCCTCTTTATCAATCTTTCCTAAAACTAACCGCCCATTTTTTGGCAAAATACCGATTTTTTCTATAGCAATATCTGTTAACGTATTTCCTAGTATATCCTGATGATCTAAGCCAACAGATGTAATGACACTTAATTCTTTTTTCGGAAGGATATTCGTTGTATCTAATCGCCCTCCTATTCCCACCTCAATAACTAGCACTTTTGCTTTTTTCATATAAAAACAATAAAGTGCAATGGAAAATACCCATTCAAAAAATGTCGGTTCAATGTCTTCTGTCTTAAGTCTTTCACAAATTTTTAGAACTGCCTGATATCCGTCATAAAATAGTTCTCCTGAGACATTGTTGTTATTGATTTGAATTCGTTCTGTAATGACATCAATATGTGGAGATGTAAACAATCCCGTACAATATCCTTGTTCTGTATATATTTCGCTGAGCATCTTACAGACAGATCCTTTCCCATTGGTTCCAGTGACATGTATGACATGCACTGAATTTAGATATTCTACAAGCGGTATTATTGTATTTAATTCCGTTATAATACGTTCAATATTTCGAAGGCCTACTTTTTTTCCATATAATGGAATAGCTTTCATTAATGTATCAAGTTGGTACAATTGTTCTTTATCCATTTTTGTCTCCATCAATCATTGTATTTGTTCATAATTTATTCATATTTTCATCCTTTTTTTGACTAACTATTATATTATAGTATAAACATAGAAAAAAACAAATCATTATCATAAGAAAGGAGCATGATATGATGAACGATAAATTTGAAAATATCGACCCAATTTACCAAAAGGAGGATAACCCCAATGAAAACAATGCAACCTCAGACAATCACTCACCCTATAGATCGTATCCACCTAGCTACAATTACACCTCACCACAAGATGTCGATTATAGAGAGACTCAAGAACCACCTTCAAGTCAAGAACCAAAAAAACGAAAACGTTCATTCCCTCGTTTTGTTGCTCTCTTTGTTGTATTTGTATTCTTGGGTGGAATCGTTTTTGGCGCGGGATACTCAACAGCATTATACCTTGGAGATCAACTGACACCGCAGCTTATACAGGCCCAAGCAAAAAGACTGAGCTTTGATGTTAACCAAATTGAACCTGTCGTAACGACAAATTCGACGCTATATGAATCCGATAACATTGTATCTTCCATTGCTAAGACTGCCGGACCTTCGGTAGTAACCATCACAAGTACTTATCTTGTAAATCAAAACAGCTTTTTTAGCAATCGAACATTTGAAACAGAAGGTACTGGATCTGGAATTATCTATAAGCTTCGCGATGATGATTTACTTGTTATTACAAATCATCACGTCATCAAAGATGCCAAAGGTGTTGAAGTCACTTTTTCAGATAACACCCACTTACCTGGGGAAATTATAGGTTATGACTCACGACGCGACCTTGCAGTTGTCTCCGTATCTTTGGATGATATTGATCAGTCTGAGCTTTCTGATATTACTGTAGCTACCTTTGGCGATTCTGAAGATTTGGAAGTAGGAGAACTTGCTGTAGCCATTGGTAATCCTCTAGGCAAAGAGTTTTCCAACACTGTAACGACAGGTGTCATTAGTGCTGTTAATCGTGAGATTGAGATCTCTGACTCTACGTTAACCCTTATCCAAACCGATGCAGCCATTAATCCAGGAAATAGCGGTGGTGCCCTTGTAAACTCCCGCGGTGAAGTAATTGGAATCAATACCGCTAAGTACGTTGATGAAAGTGTTGAAGGCATGGGCTTTTCCATTCCTGTACATATTGCACTTCCCGTTATTGATAGTATCATTGAAACCGGTTCAGGCGACGATGTAGCGTATGCCATGAGTGATGACAAACCATTTTTAGGTGTCCAAATCAGTGATATAAACGAACAGATTTATAGTGAGACAGGCATGCCATTTGGAATCTATGTCACCGAAGTCTATGAAAACAGTGCTGCTGCCAATGCCGGTATTGAAGCTGGTGATGTGATTTATTCAATTGATGGACAAAAACTCATGAATACAGACGATCTTTTTGATGCATTATCCGATAAGTCTGTTGGTGATACCATTAAAATCAGTGTATCTCGTGGTGATCAAGTCCTTAGCTTTGAAACAATCTTGACCCGTTATGGTGATGTGATTACAGAATAAAAAATAAAAAAGCCGCATATGCGGCTTTTTTTTATTTCAATTTTGATAGACGTTCATTGACTTGTGCCAATAGACCTTCATATTTTTCTTGCTTTTCTTTTTCCCCTTGAACAACAGCTTCTGGGGCTTTACTTATAAATCCTTGATTACTTAGTTTTTTTACAATCCGTGCAACTTCAGATTCAAGCTTTTTCTTTTCCCCCTCCAAGCGTTTAATCTCTTGGTCAATATCAACAAGCTCATTAAATGGAATAAAGATATTTGCCCCCGGTATAATCACCGATACGAAGTCATCTTCAACACCTTGCTTATCTGCTTGAACAACGACTTCACTTGCAAAAGCTAGCGGTTCAAAGAATTTCGTTCCATCTCTAAAGATTTGTCGAACTTTTTCTTGATCACTCACAACGATTGCCTTTGCTGTTTTCTTTGGTGATACATTCATCTCTGCTCGAATGTTACGGATTTGATGGATTGCCTCTTTTAATAAAGAAATACTTTCTTCTTCATTTGGAAAATGATAAGCATCTTCAAATGTCGGCCATTCTGAAACCATAATTGATGCTTGAGTGTTCAAAACTGTTTGGTAGATTTCTTCTGTAATAAATGGCATGTATGGGTGTAAAAGTTTAAGAGCTTGTACAAGGACAGTTTTTAATGTCCACAATGCCGCTTGTCTTGTTTCATCTGCTTCATTATATAATCGTGGTTTAACCATCTCAATATACCAGTCACAGAATTCTTCCCATACAAACTCGGTTAATTTTTCCACCGCAATTCCTAATTCATATTTTTCCATATTATCTGT
This sequence is a window from Vallitaleaceae bacterium 9-2. Protein-coding genes within it:
- the cysE gene encoding serine O-acetyltransferase, which encodes MNIFSYIREEINVIKERDPAIKKTMEVFLYPSFHAILRYRLAHWFYVHKRYVLARWISQRALHKTGIEIHPGAKIGKGLFIDHGHGVVIGETTIIGDDVTIYQGVTLGGTGKEHGKRHPTIGNNVMISAGAKVLGSFEVGDDAKIGAGSVVLRAVPPNATVVGIPGRVVRGEAKAKHPQDALDQVHLPDPVRQEICKLIIRLENVEKKCGGLDAEMLQALEDERCQLCPDNPSLN
- the ptsP gene encoding phosphoenolpyruvate--protein phosphotransferase yields the protein MIRGVGVSEGIVYGKIVKKKQYPKTVLKQSIDNVDQEIKRLEDAVRNYQEYLAKIYTKSMNILSEEEAKTYQKHLEILKESVIISSVKKQIRDQQVNAEWILEEVKNKYDVIYHRVDDNFLKKKAEYIKKVTKGLIHQLSYEGHHFFGELHEGKIIVANALSAADLIELEQGHVLGIILEQDAQHSFGVALAKNWDIPCIVQAKNILEKIEDEDDIIMDGKKGEVIIRPSSEVIRLVQNKIRKKESHEGHYDQYVTAKTQTKDGYRMKLNAIASNIEEVEQAIKHGAEHIGVFRTEAIFIGRHQMPDEEEQFLYYQEAVKASKGKRICFRTFDCHGTSDLPYIHFPEEKNPSLGLLSTRIALNHREILLTQIKAILRASVFGDVRFVIPMIASIDELLDIRLIIEEAMLELDVKHEEYNKAISFGVILETPSVALITHIFAQELGFVYVDLDDLLQYTTGVDPSNEMTYDLFDEFHPGFLRLLKSMVRGAHREGTPIDFIGDIASNPLLIPLFIALGVDGLSTVSAEIARIRWEVNSTHKREWGKIMREVYFMGSGKDIKMRLEKKYGELFLWSNQ
- a CDS encoding tetratricopeptide repeat protein; this translates as MLNQCPKCGQKLNEKSHCDSCNITYRSFRLIKEVSKSLYNEGLQKSKMRDLSGAVESLNRSIKYDKRNVDARNLLGLVYFELGETVMALRQWVISQNIQPELNVASNYLKVIQDNQINLDRLNSAIKKYNQALGYINQNSRDLAIIQLKKVISLNPKFVKAYTLLALLYIKEEEISRAKNILLKVLLIDKTNYAARKYYEELFDDNKEEAVVVEPQEEIKKNKKKLKRQIAINQSVQQFGALVFGLAIGAALVFFLLMPGRVGQLNDEIEQYQTDLVKSENEAKALEAQKSENEATIRTLEAELEQAITDNEQLSQKDGQVQQMLMSVTYYLQDDLPNAAAALSNVNINDSTDGTLNNLYTQLAEVILPEVARTEYNAGYSAYNSGRYQEAVDHLEVSIRYAKNATYSHYAVYYLGRSYQFLDRPEDAIEQFKYLLANYPSSNTRGWAENQIRILGGKLD
- a CDS encoding Mur ligase family protein, yielding MDKEQLYQLDTLMKAIPLYGKKVGLRNIERIITELNTIIPLVEYLNSVHVIHVTGTNGKGSVCKMLSEIYTEQGYCTGLFTSPHIDVITERIQINNNNVSGELFYDGYQAVLKICERLKTEDIEPTFFEWVFSIALYCFYMKKAKVLVIEVGIGGRLDTTNILPKKELSVITSVGLDHQDILGNTLTDIAIEKIGILPKNGRLVLGKIDKEAEKVIRQIAVKKEALVYNIQPNAYEIMDFTDKSIDFSVHNKYYNYERLHLNTSAHYQINNALIALLCIHVLQDVLLVDESSVKSGLDRFFWPGRFERIQEGIYIDGAHNVLGVTTLLESIALLSESKSYDLLLGMKQHKDYKAVIRLLLQSGWFKNIYLVELSGGIGVSKQELYDEVSQYSDSVYYVEDLQQFLQERLYKQSALRLLATGSLFLTSDIRKILQEEEAND
- a CDS encoding trypsin-like peptidase domain-containing protein, giving the protein MMNDKFENIDPIYQKEDNPNENNATSDNHSPYRSYPPSYNYTSPQDVDYRETQEPPSSQEPKKRKRSFPRFVALFVVFVFLGGIVFGAGYSTALYLGDQLTPQLIQAQAKRLSFDVNQIEPVVTTNSTLYESDNIVSSIAKTAGPSVVTITSTYLVNQNSFFSNRTFETEGTGSGIIYKLRDDDLLVITNHHVIKDAKGVEVTFSDNTHLPGEIIGYDSRRDLAVVSVSLDDIDQSELSDITVATFGDSEDLEVGELAVAIGNPLGKEFSNTVTTGVISAVNREIEISDSTLTLIQTDAAINPGNSGGALVNSRGEVIGINTAKYVDESVEGMGFSIPVHIALPVIDSIIETGSGDDVAYAMSDDKPFLGVQISDINEQIYSETGMPFGIYVTEVYENSAAANAGIEAGDVIYSIDGQKLMNTDDLFDALSDKSVGDTIKISVSRGDQVLSFETILTRYGDVITE